One Sodalis praecaptivus DNA segment encodes these proteins:
- the sucC gene encoding ADP-forming succinate--CoA ligase subunit beta: MNLHEYQAKQLFARYGLPAPTGYACNTPREAEESASKIGAGPWVVKCQVHAGGRGKSGGVKVVKSKEEIRAFAEQWLGKRLVTYQTDALGQPVNQILVEAATDIAKELYLGAVVDRGTRRVVFMASTEGGVEIEKVAEETPHLIHKVALDPLTGPQPYQGRELAFKLGLSGKQVTQFSKIFMGLATLFLERDLALVEINPLVITGAGDLICLDGKLSADGNALFRQPELREMRDHSQEDEREAHATQWELNYVALDGNIGCMVNGAGLAMGTMDIVKLHGGEPANFLDVGGGATKERVTEAFKIILSDEKVKAVLVNIFGGIVRCDLIADGIIGAVSEVGVSVPVVVRLEGNNAELGAKRLADSGLNIIAATSLTDAAQQVVAAVEGK, from the coding sequence ATGAATTTACATGAATATCAGGCAAAACAGCTGTTTGCTCGGTATGGTCTGCCGGCCCCGACGGGATACGCCTGCAATACGCCGCGCGAAGCGGAAGAGTCCGCCTCGAAAATCGGCGCCGGTCCCTGGGTGGTGAAATGCCAGGTACATGCGGGCGGCCGCGGTAAATCCGGCGGCGTCAAAGTGGTGAAATCGAAAGAAGAGATCCGCGCCTTCGCGGAACAGTGGCTCGGCAAGCGTCTGGTGACGTACCAGACGGACGCGCTGGGTCAACCGGTCAATCAGATTCTGGTGGAAGCGGCCACCGACATCGCCAAGGAGCTGTATCTGGGGGCGGTGGTAGACCGCGGCACGCGCCGCGTAGTGTTTATGGCGTCCACCGAGGGTGGCGTGGAAATTGAAAAAGTGGCGGAAGAGACGCCGCACCTGATTCACAAAGTGGCGCTGGATCCGCTTACCGGCCCGCAGCCTTATCAGGGGCGCGAACTGGCGTTTAAATTGGGCCTGAGCGGCAAGCAGGTCACCCAGTTCAGTAAAATTTTCATGGGTCTGGCGACGCTGTTTTTAGAGCGCGATCTGGCGCTGGTGGAAATCAACCCGCTGGTGATTACCGGCGCCGGCGATCTTATCTGCCTTGACGGTAAACTGAGCGCCGACGGTAACGCACTGTTCCGCCAGCCGGAACTGCGCGAAATGCGCGATCACAGTCAAGAAGACGAACGTGAAGCGCACGCCACCCAATGGGAGCTGAACTATGTGGCGCTGGACGGCAATATCGGCTGTATGGTGAACGGGGCCGGCCTGGCGATGGGGACGATGGATATCGTCAAACTGCACGGCGGCGAACCGGCCAACTTCCTTGACGTGGGCGGCGGCGCCACCAAGGAGCGCGTGACCGAAGCGTTCAAGATAATCCTGTCGGATGAGAAGGTGAAAGCGGTGCTGGTCAATATTTTCGGCGGTATCGTTCGCTGCGATTTGATTGCCGACGGCATCATCGGCGCGGTATCCGAGGTGGGCGTCAGCGTCCCCGTGGTGGTGCGTCTGGAAGGAAACAATGCCGAACTGGGCGCCAAGCGATTGGCCGACAGCGGGCTGAACATTATCGCCGCCACAAGTCTGACCGACGCGGCTCAACAGGTTGTCGCCGCGGTGGAGGGTAAGTAA
- the odhB gene encoding 2-oxoglutarate dehydrogenase complex dihydrolipoyllysine-residue succinyltransferase: MSSVDILVPDLPESVADATVATWHKKPGDSVQRDEVLVEIETDKVVLEVPAPEAGVLETLLEDEGATVTARQVLGRLRPGDSTGQATTEKSQSQEATPAQRHTAGLEEGSNDALSPAIRRLIAEHDVNPEAIKGSGVGGRLTREDVEKHIAGRQSAAPAPAAAQAETEAPALGNRSEKRVPMTRLRKRVAERLLEAKNSTAMLTTFNEVNMQPVMDLRKQYGDAFEKRHGIRLGFMSFYIKAVLEALKRFPEVNASIDGEDVVYHNYFDVSIAVSTPRGLVTPVLKDIDALGMADIEKKIKELAIKGRDGKLKVEELTGGNFTITNGGVFGSLMSTPIINPPQSAILGMHAIKDRPMAVGGQVVILPMMYLALSYDHRLIDGKESVSFLVTVKEMLEDPTRLLLDV, from the coding sequence ATGAGTAGCGTAGATATTCTGGTGCCTGACCTGCCTGAATCGGTCGCGGATGCCACCGTCGCCACCTGGCATAAAAAGCCCGGTGACAGTGTTCAGCGTGATGAAGTGCTGGTCGAGATTGAAACCGACAAAGTGGTGCTGGAAGTTCCGGCGCCCGAAGCCGGCGTTCTGGAAACATTGTTGGAAGACGAAGGCGCTACCGTTACCGCCCGTCAGGTGCTGGGGCGTCTGCGCCCGGGCGATAGCACCGGCCAGGCGACGACCGAAAAATCCCAGAGCCAGGAGGCCACCCCGGCTCAGCGCCACACGGCAGGTCTGGAAGAGGGGAGCAACGACGCGCTGAGCCCGGCCATTCGCCGTCTCATCGCCGAGCACGATGTTAATCCCGAGGCGATCAAAGGCAGCGGCGTAGGCGGACGTCTTACCCGTGAAGATGTTGAAAAACATATCGCCGGGCGGCAGAGCGCTGCGCCGGCCCCGGCCGCCGCTCAGGCTGAAACCGAGGCGCCGGCGCTCGGCAACCGCAGCGAAAAACGCGTACCGATGACCCGCCTGCGTAAGCGCGTGGCCGAACGCTTGCTGGAAGCAAAAAACAGCACCGCTATGCTGACCACCTTTAATGAGGTGAACATGCAGCCGGTGATGGATCTGCGCAAGCAATACGGCGACGCGTTCGAGAAACGTCACGGTATCCGTCTGGGCTTCATGTCCTTCTACATCAAGGCGGTATTGGAGGCGTTGAAACGGTTCCCGGAAGTGAATGCCTCCATTGACGGCGAAGATGTGGTTTACCACAACTATTTTGACGTCAGCATCGCGGTGTCTACCCCGCGCGGTCTGGTGACGCCGGTGTTAAAGGATATCGACGCGCTGGGCATGGCCGATATCGAGAAGAAAATCAAGGAATTAGCCATTAAGGGCCGCGACGGCAAACTGAAAGTCGAGGAGCTGACCGGCGGTAACTTCACCATTACCAACGGCGGCGTATTTGGCTCGCTGATGTCGACGCCCATCATCAACCCGCCGCAAAGCGCGATCCTGGGCATGCATGCCATCAAGGATCGGCCGATGGCGGTGGGGGGGCAGGTGGTCATTCTGCCGATGATGTATCTGGCGCTTTCCTACGACCACAGGCTTATCGACGGAAAAGAATCCGTAAGCTTCCTGGTTACGGTGAAAGAGATGCTGGAAGACCCCACTCGCCTGCTGTTGGACGTTTAG
- the sucA gene encoding 2-oxoglutarate dehydrogenase E1 component, with the protein MQNGAMKAWLDSSYLAGANQSYIEQLYEDFLTDPDSVDASWRAIFKQLPTAGVSPDQLHSKTREYFRRLAKDATRYTASVNDPDIDSKQVKVLQLINAFRFRGHQHANLDPLELWKQETVPDLDPAFHHLTDVDFQETFNVGSFAIGRDTMKLADLYEALKKTYCGAIGAEYMHITNTEEKRWIQQHIESVVGQPSFSREEKKRFLAELTAAEGIERYLGAKFPGAKRFSLEGGDALIPMLKEMVRYAGSNGTREVVLGMAHRGRLNVLVNVLGKKPQDLFDEFAGKHKEHLGTGDVKYHQGFSSDVETEGGLVHLALAFNPSHLEIVSPVVMGSVRARIDRLDEQSSSMVLPITLHGDAAISGQGVVQETLNMSKARGYDVGGTVRVVINNQVGFTTSNPHDARSTQYCTDIAKMVQAPIFHVNADDPEAVAFVTRVALDFRNTFKRDVMIDLVCYRRHGHNEADEPSATQPLMYQKIKKHPTPRKIYADRLERDGIITLADATEMVNVFRDALDQGECVVKEWRQMNMHSFAWQRYLNHDWDEEYPSQVEGKRLQALAHRISEVPAGVEMQPRVAKIYHDRAAMARGEKPFDWGGAETLAYATLVDEGIPIRLSGEDTARGTFFHRHAVVHNQKNGSSYTPLAHVHNSQGSFRVWDSVLSEEAVLAFEYGYATAEPRTLVIWEAQFGDFANGAQVVIDQFISSGEQKWGRMCGLVMLLPHGYEGQGPEHSSARLERYLQLCAEQNMQVCVPSTPAQVYHMLRRQALRNMRRPLIVMSPKSLLRHPLAISSLDELANGTFQPAIGEVDDLDPQGVKRVVMCSGKVYYDLLDQRRKNGQQDVAIVRIEQLYPFPLQAVREALAPYAHVQDFVWCQEEPQNQGAWYCSQHHFREVISKGAALNYAGRPASASPAVGYLSVHQTQQKNLVNDALNVN; encoded by the coding sequence ATGCAGAACGGCGCAATGAAGGCCTGGCTGGATTCCTCCTATCTGGCGGGCGCAAACCAGTCCTACATAGAGCAGCTCTATGAAGATTTTTTGACGGATCCTGACTCTGTCGATGCGAGCTGGCGTGCAATTTTTAAACAGCTACCGACCGCGGGCGTCAGTCCCGATCAACTCCATTCCAAAACGCGGGAATACTTCCGCCGCCTGGCCAAGGATGCAACACGCTATACTGCCTCGGTCAACGATCCGGATATCGACTCCAAGCAGGTGAAAGTCCTACAGCTTATCAACGCTTTCCGCTTCCGCGGTCATCAGCACGCCAATCTCGATCCTCTGGAGTTATGGAAACAGGAAACGGTTCCTGATCTGGACCCCGCTTTCCATCACCTCACCGACGTCGACTTCCAGGAAACGTTTAACGTCGGTTCGTTCGCCATCGGCCGCGACACCATGAAACTGGCGGATTTGTACGAGGCGCTGAAAAAGACCTACTGCGGCGCTATCGGCGCCGAATATATGCATATCACCAATACCGAAGAGAAACGCTGGATCCAGCAGCACATCGAGTCGGTGGTGGGACAGCCGAGCTTCAGCCGCGAAGAGAAAAAGCGTTTTCTCGCCGAGCTGACCGCGGCGGAAGGGATAGAACGTTACTTGGGGGCCAAATTCCCCGGCGCCAAGCGTTTCTCGCTGGAAGGCGGCGACGCGCTGATCCCCATGCTTAAAGAGATGGTGCGCTATGCCGGCAGCAATGGCACGCGGGAAGTGGTACTGGGGATGGCGCATCGCGGCCGCCTGAACGTGCTGGTCAATGTGCTGGGCAAAAAACCGCAGGATCTGTTCGACGAGTTCGCCGGCAAGCACAAAGAGCACTTGGGCACCGGTGACGTGAAGTACCATCAGGGCTTCTCCTCCGACGTTGAAACCGAGGGCGGGCTGGTGCATCTGGCGCTGGCGTTCAACCCCTCGCATCTGGAAATCGTCAGCCCGGTGGTGATGGGATCGGTACGGGCGCGTATCGACCGGCTGGATGAACAAAGCAGCAGTATGGTACTGCCCATCACGCTGCACGGCGATGCGGCCATCAGCGGCCAGGGCGTGGTGCAGGAAACCCTGAATATGTCCAAGGCGCGCGGCTACGACGTCGGCGGGACGGTGCGGGTCGTGATTAACAACCAGGTCGGTTTCACCACCTCCAATCCGCACGACGCCCGCTCCACGCAATATTGCACCGATATCGCCAAAATGGTGCAGGCGCCGATTTTCCACGTCAACGCCGATGACCCCGAAGCGGTGGCGTTCGTTACCCGCGTGGCGCTGGATTTCCGCAATACCTTCAAGCGCGACGTCATGATTGACCTCGTGTGTTATCGCCGCCACGGCCACAACGAGGCCGATGAGCCGAGCGCCACTCAGCCGCTGATGTACCAGAAGATCAAAAAACACCCCACGCCGCGCAAAATCTACGCCGACCGTCTGGAGCGCGACGGCATTATCACCCTTGCCGACGCCACCGAAATGGTGAATGTGTTCCGCGACGCGCTGGACCAGGGCGAGTGCGTGGTGAAAGAGTGGCGGCAGATGAATATGCACTCCTTCGCCTGGCAGCGCTATCTCAATCATGACTGGGACGAAGAGTACCCCAGCCAGGTGGAGGGTAAGCGTTTGCAGGCGCTGGCGCATCGTATCAGCGAGGTGCCGGCCGGCGTCGAAATGCAGCCGCGGGTTGCCAAGATTTATCACGACCGCGCCGCGATGGCGCGCGGTGAAAAGCCTTTCGATTGGGGCGGCGCCGAAACGCTGGCCTATGCCACGCTGGTGGACGAGGGGATCCCCATTCGTTTGTCGGGGGAGGACACCGCCCGCGGTACTTTCTTCCACCGCCATGCGGTGGTGCATAACCAGAAAAACGGGTCGAGCTATACTCCGCTGGCCCATGTCCACAACAGTCAGGGCAGTTTCCGCGTTTGGGACTCGGTACTCTCCGAGGAGGCGGTGCTGGCGTTTGAATACGGTTACGCCACCGCCGAGCCGCGTACTTTGGTGATTTGGGAAGCGCAATTCGGCGACTTCGCCAACGGTGCGCAGGTGGTTATCGATCAATTTATCAGTTCCGGCGAACAGAAATGGGGACGGATGTGCGGTCTGGTGATGCTGCTGCCGCACGGCTATGAAGGGCAGGGGCCGGAGCACTCCTCCGCCCGCCTGGAGCGCTACCTCCAGCTGTGCGCGGAACAAAATATGCAAGTCTGCGTCCCGTCGACCCCGGCGCAGGTCTATCATATGCTGCGGCGTCAGGCGTTGCGCAATATGCGCCGGCCGCTGATTGTCATGTCGCCCAAGTCGCTGCTGCGTCATCCGCTGGCCATCTCCTCCCTGGATGAACTGGCTAACGGCACGTTCCAGCCCGCCATCGGCGAAGTCGACGATCTTGACCCGCAGGGCGTCAAGCGCGTCGTGATGTGCTCCGGCAAAGTCTATTATGATTTGTTGGATCAACGGCGCAAAAACGGGCAGCAGGACGTGGCCATCGTACGCATTGAACAGCTCTATCCGTTCCCGCTGCAGGCGGTTCGGGAGGCGCTGGCCCCCTATGCGCACGTTCAGGATTTCGTCTGGTGCCAGGAGGAGCCGCAAAATCAGGGCGCCTGGTATTGCAGCCAGCACCATTTCCGCGAAGTGATATCCAAGGGCGCCGCGCTGAATTATGCCGGTCGTCCCGCTTCCGCCTCGCCGGCGGTAGGGTATTTGTCCGTGCACCAGACCCAGCAAAAAAATCTGGTCAACGACGCGCTGAACGTTAATTAA
- a CDS encoding succinate dehydrogenase iron-sulfur subunit, whose product MKVEFSIYRYNPDVDDKPRMQDYTLTVEEGRDMMLLDALIQLKEQDPSLSFRRSCREGVCGSDGVNMNGKNGLACITPLSMLRKGDHKIVIRPLPGLPVVRDLVVDMGQFYAQYEKIKPFLINDGRNPPAREHLQSPEQRAKLDGLYECILCACCSTSCPSFWWNPDKFIGPAGLLASYRFLIDNRDTHQQARLDDLNDAFSVFRCHSIMNCVSVCPKGLNPTKAIGHIKSMLVNYSA is encoded by the coding sequence ATGAAGGTTGAATTTTCCATCTATCGCTACAATCCCGATGTCGACGATAAGCCGCGCATGCAGGACTATACCCTCACCGTGGAGGAGGGGCGCGATATGATGCTGCTGGATGCATTAATCCAGCTGAAAGAGCAGGATCCGAGCCTGTCGTTTCGCCGATCCTGCCGTGAAGGGGTTTGCGGCTCCGACGGCGTTAATATGAACGGTAAAAACGGTCTGGCGTGCATTACGCCGCTGTCGATGCTGCGTAAGGGCGATCATAAAATCGTCATCCGCCCGCTGCCCGGCCTGCCCGTTGTCCGCGATCTGGTGGTGGACATGGGGCAGTTCTATGCCCAGTACGAGAAGATCAAGCCCTTCTTGATTAACGACGGCCGCAATCCGCCGGCGCGTGAACATCTGCAATCGCCAGAACAGCGCGCCAAGCTGGACGGGTTGTATGAGTGCATTCTCTGCGCCTGCTGCTCCACCTCCTGCCCCTCTTTCTGGTGGAACCCCGATAAATTCATCGGGCCGGCGGGGCTTTTGGCCTCTTATCGTTTCCTCATCGACAACCGCGATACCCACCAGCAGGCGCGGTTGGATGATCTGAACGACGCTTTCAGCGTTTTTCGCTGTCACAGCATTATGAATTGTGTCAGCGTATGCCCCAAGGGACTTAACCCCACCAAGGCTATTGGTCATATCAAGAGTATGTTGGTGAACTACAGCGCCTAA
- the sdhA gene encoding succinate dehydrogenase flavoprotein subunit, producing the protein MTLPVREFDAVVIGAGGAGMRAALQISQMGLSCALISKVFPTRSHTVSAQGGITVALGNSHEDDWQWHMYDTVKGSDYIGDQDAIEYMCKTGPEAVLELEHMGLPFSRLDNGRIYQRPFGGQSLNYGGEQAARTAAAADRTGHALLHTLYQQNLKNHTTIFSEWYSLDLVKNQDGVIVGCTALCIESGEVVYFKARATILATGGAGRIYQSTTNAHINTGDGVGMALRAGVPVQDMEMWQFHPTGIAGAGVLVTEGCRGEGGYLLNKHGERFMERYAPNAKDLAGRDVVARSIMIEIREGRGCEGPWGPHAKLKLDHLGKDVLESRLPGILELSRTFAHVDPVKEPIPVIPTCHYMMGGIPTKVSGQAITVNAQGEDVVIPGLFAVGEIACVSVHGANRLGGNSLLDLVVFGRAAGMHLQESLQEQGPSRDASGDDIDASLSRYHRWNNNRSGENPVEIRKALQACMQNNFSVFREGDAMAKGLAELKEIRERLHHARLDDTSTEFNTQRVECLELDNLMETAYSTALSANFRTESRGAHSRFDFPDRDDENWLCHSLYLPESDSMTRRKVNMQPTLRPAFPPKVRTY; encoded by the coding sequence ATGACATTGCCGGTAAGAGAGTTTGACGCCGTGGTTATCGGCGCGGGAGGCGCGGGCATGCGCGCCGCGCTACAGATCTCCCAAATGGGGCTGTCGTGCGCCTTAATTTCCAAAGTATTTCCAACGCGTTCCCATACGGTATCGGCGCAGGGCGGCATCACCGTCGCGCTCGGCAACAGCCATGAAGACGACTGGCAGTGGCACATGTACGATACGGTAAAAGGGTCCGACTATATCGGCGACCAGGACGCTATCGAATACATGTGCAAAACCGGCCCGGAAGCGGTGCTGGAGCTAGAACATATGGGGCTGCCGTTTTCCCGTCTTGACAATGGGCGCATCTATCAGCGCCCGTTCGGCGGCCAGTCGCTGAATTACGGCGGCGAACAGGCCGCGCGCACCGCCGCCGCCGCCGACCGTACCGGACATGCGCTGCTGCATACCCTTTATCAGCAGAACCTGAAAAACCACACGACCATTTTTTCCGAATGGTATTCCCTTGATCTGGTGAAAAACCAGGATGGGGTGATCGTGGGCTGCACCGCGCTGTGTATTGAAAGCGGCGAAGTGGTGTATTTCAAAGCGCGCGCGACCATTCTCGCCACCGGCGGCGCCGGGCGCATCTACCAATCCACCACCAATGCCCATATCAATACCGGCGATGGCGTCGGCATGGCGCTTCGCGCCGGCGTGCCGGTCCAGGATATGGAAATGTGGCAGTTTCATCCTACCGGCATCGCCGGCGCGGGGGTGCTGGTAACCGAGGGTTGCCGCGGTGAAGGCGGTTACCTGCTGAATAAACACGGCGAGCGTTTCATGGAGCGTTACGCGCCCAACGCCAAAGATTTGGCGGGCCGCGACGTAGTGGCGCGTTCGATTATGATTGAAATCCGCGAAGGCCGCGGCTGCGAAGGTCCCTGGGGGCCGCACGCGAAATTAAAGCTGGATCATTTGGGGAAAGACGTTTTGGAATCGCGTCTGCCCGGCATTCTGGAGCTGTCGCGTACCTTCGCCCATGTGGACCCGGTCAAAGAACCGATTCCGGTCATCCCCACCTGCCATTATATGATGGGCGGCATTCCGACCAAGGTCAGCGGCCAGGCGATTACCGTCAACGCCCAGGGCGAGGATGTGGTGATCCCCGGCCTGTTCGCGGTGGGCGAAATCGCCTGCGTTTCGGTACACGGCGCCAACCGGTTGGGCGGTAATTCCCTGCTGGATTTGGTGGTGTTTGGCCGCGCGGCGGGGATGCATTTGCAGGAGTCGCTGCAAGAGCAGGGGCCGTCCCGCGATGCCAGCGGCGACGACATCGACGCGTCGCTCAGCCGCTATCACCGCTGGAACAACAATCGCAGCGGCGAAAATCCGGTTGAGATCCGTAAAGCGTTACAGGCCTGTATGCAAAACAACTTCTCGGTATTCCGCGAAGGCGACGCGATGGCCAAGGGGCTGGCGGAGCTGAAAGAGATCCGCGAGCGTTTGCATCATGCCCGTTTGGACGATACCTCGACGGAATTCAACACCCAGCGCGTAGAGTGCCTGGAGCTGGATAACCTGATGGAAACCGCTTACTCCACCGCGCTCTCGGCAAATTTCCGCACCGAAAGCCGCGGCGCCCACAGCCGTTTCGACTTCCCGGACCGCGACGATGAAAACTGGCTGTGCCACTCGCTGTATCTTCCTGAAAGCGACAGCATGACGCGTCGTAAGGTCAACATGCAACCGACATTACGCCCGGCGTTCCCGCCGAAAGTGCGTACCTACTAA
- the sdhD gene encoding succinate dehydrogenase membrane anchor subunit, producing the protein MVSNASALGRNGVHEWLLVRASAIVICLYIIYLLGFILIADTLTYDVWRGFFATPMTKVFTLLTLFSILVHTWIGMWQVLTDYIKPLALRLLLQLAIVIVLMVYLLYGTVVVWGA; encoded by the coding sequence ATGGTAAGCAATGCTTCGGCATTAGGACGTAACGGAGTACATGAGTGGTTATTGGTTCGTGCATCCGCCATCGTAATTTGCCTTTACATTATTTATCTGCTCGGTTTTATCCTGATTGCAGATACTCTCACCTATGACGTCTGGCGCGGTTTTTTCGCCACTCCCATGACGAAAGTCTTTACCCTGCTAACCCTATTTTCCATCCTGGTGCACACCTGGATAGGTATGTGGCAGGTATTAACGGATTACATCAAGCCCCTGGCGCTGCGGCTGCTGCTGCAATTGGCCATCGTTATCGTGCTCATGGTGTATTTACTTTATGGAACAGTTGTGGTGTGGGGGGCGTAG
- the sdhC gene encoding succinate dehydrogenase cytochrome b556 subunit — MGKTVKKQRPVNLDLQTIRFPVTAIASILHRVSGVIMFVAIGILLWVLGLSLSSPEGFIQAAAMMDSFIVKFIFWGILTALAYHTLGGIRHMLMDFGYLEETLAMGKTTANVTFLLTVVLSILAGVLVW, encoded by the coding sequence GTGGGCAAAACCGTGAAAAAACAAAGGCCTGTCAACTTGGATCTGCAAACGATCCGGTTCCCCGTAACTGCAATAGCATCCATTCTTCATCGCGTGTCCGGCGTCATCATGTTTGTGGCTATCGGCATTCTGCTTTGGGTTCTCGGATTATCTCTCTCTTCCCCCGAAGGCTTCATCCAGGCGGCCGCCATGATGGATAGCTTCATCGTTAAATTTATTTTTTGGGGCATATTGACCGCGCTGGCCTACCACACCCTCGGCGGAATTCGTCACATGCTGATGGATTTCGGCTATCTGGAAGAAACGTTGGCGATGGGTAAAACCACCGCAAATGTTACATTTTTGCTAACTGTCGTGCTATCTATTTTGGCTGGAGTCCTCGTATGGTAA
- a CDS encoding citrate synthase, producing MAESKATFTPEGHDPIAMDLLTGTMGEKEIDIRSLGSQGYFTFDPGFTSTASCESKITYIDGDKGVLLHRGFPIDQLALESNYLEVCYILLNGEAPTREQFDEFRTIVTRHTMIHEQITRLFHGFRRDSHPMAVMCGVTGALAAFYHDSLDVNVERHREIAAFRLLSKMPTVAAMCYKYSLGQPFIYPRNDLSYAGNFLHMMFATPCETYEVNPVLERAMDRILILHADHEQNASTSTVRTAGSSGANPFACIAAGIASLWGPAHGGANEACLRMLEEINKVEHIPEFIKRAKDKNDSFRLMGFGHRVYKNYDPRATVMRETCHEVLKELKLSDDLLAVAMELEHIALHDPYFKERKLYPNVDFYSGIILKAMGIPSTMFTVIFAMARTVGWIAHWKEMHDDGLKIARPRQLYTGYAQRDFHSQSK from the coding sequence ATGGCTGAAAGTAAAGCGACTTTTACCCCTGAGGGGCACGACCCCATCGCCATGGATTTGCTAACGGGCACCATGGGCGAAAAAGAGATCGACATCCGCAGCCTGGGAAGCCAAGGGTATTTCACCTTCGATCCCGGCTTCACCTCCACCGCCTCCTGTGAATCGAAAATCACCTATATCGACGGCGACAAAGGCGTCTTGCTGCACCGCGGCTTCCCGATCGACCAGCTGGCGCTGGAGTCGAACTATCTTGAAGTCTGCTATATCCTGCTGAACGGCGAAGCGCCGACCCGTGAGCAATTCGATGAGTTCCGCACTATCGTCACCCGCCATACCATGATTCATGAACAGATTACCCGGCTGTTCCACGGTTTTCGGCGCGATTCCCATCCGATGGCGGTGATGTGCGGGGTCACCGGTGCGCTGGCGGCGTTCTATCACGACTCGCTGGATGTCAACGTCGAACGCCACCGCGAAATCGCCGCGTTCCGCCTGCTGTCGAAAATGCCTACCGTGGCCGCTATGTGCTACAAGTATTCCCTCGGCCAGCCGTTTATCTATCCGCGCAATGATTTGTCCTATGCCGGCAACTTTCTGCATATGATGTTCGCCACGCCGTGCGAAACGTATGAGGTCAACCCGGTGCTGGAACGCGCCATGGATCGTATTCTCATTTTGCATGCCGATCATGAACAGAACGCCTCTACTTCGACGGTGCGCACCGCCGGCTCCTCCGGCGCCAATCCGTTCGCCTGTATCGCGGCGGGCATCGCCTCGCTGTGGGGGCCAGCCCACGGTGGCGCCAACGAGGCCTGCCTGCGGATGCTCGAAGAGATCAACAAAGTGGAACATATCCCTGAGTTCATCAAACGCGCCAAGGATAAAAACGATTCGTTCCGCCTGATGGGGTTCGGCCATCGCGTGTATAAAAATTACGATCCGCGCGCGACCGTGATGCGGGAAACCTGCCATGAAGTCTTAAAAGAGCTCAAGCTTTCGGATGATTTACTGGCGGTGGCCATGGAGCTTGAACATATCGCGCTACATGACCCGTACTTCAAAGAGCGCAAGCTGTATCCCAACGTCGATTTCTACTCGGGCATCATTTTGAAGGCCATGGGGATCCCCTCGACCATGTTCACGGTCATTTTCGCTATGGCGCGTACCGTTGGCTGGATAGCCCACTGGAAAGAGATGCACGATGATGGTCTGAAGATCGCCCGTCCGCGCC